Proteins encoded within one genomic window of Panacibacter microcysteis:
- a CDS encoding PQQ-dependent sugar dehydrogenase: MQESKKFLVAAFATFCLAACSGSPQQPAGNDQNNNEDTTGKLPPVETQKANTDYKPAFEGQTRITGVKTATPYKADKIATGLGSPWAVVPMPDGRLLVTIKSGKMQIYDANGAMVKEITGFPKVEDDGQGGLLDVAFDPAFSTNKTIYWSFSEKQGDANLTAVAKGQLNEAAGKVDNPVVIFRATPALNSALHFGSRLVFDKDGNLFVSAGERSILEGRKQAQLLSAGLGKVFKITTDGKPAPGNPFTDQAGKMPEIFAYGIRNPQGLDINPVSGELWEAEFGPRGGDEINIIKSGKDYGWPTITYGIEYSGEKVGDGIQQKEGMQQPIYYWDPVISPSGITFYKGNAIPEWENNLFIGGLSSMHIIRLVIKDNKVVGEERLLADLKERFRDVAYSNGMLYAVTDGGNMYKISKQ; the protein is encoded by the coding sequence ATGCAGGAATCTAAAAAGTTTTTGGTGGCGGCATTCGCCACATTTTGTCTGGCAGCTTGTTCAGGTAGCCCGCAACAGCCGGCTGGCAATGATCAAAATAACAATGAAGATACTACCGGTAAATTGCCACCTGTGGAAACGCAAAAAGCCAACACTGATTATAAACCCGCATTTGAAGGCCAGACGCGCATAACCGGTGTAAAAACTGCCACGCCTTATAAAGCGGATAAGATTGCTACAGGCCTGGGAAGTCCATGGGCAGTGGTACCTATGCCAGACGGTCGTTTGCTCGTAACCATCAAGAGTGGCAAAATGCAGATTTATGATGCCAATGGTGCTATGGTAAAAGAAATAACAGGCTTTCCCAAAGTGGAAGATGATGGCCAGGGTGGCTTACTGGATGTTGCCTTTGACCCCGCTTTTAGCACCAACAAAACCATCTACTGGTCTTTTTCAGAAAAGCAAGGTGATGCAAATCTTACTGCGGTGGCAAAGGGCCAGCTTAATGAAGCCGCGGGTAAAGTTGATAATCCTGTAGTAATATTCAGGGCCACGCCTGCATTGAATAGCGCATTGCATTTTGGATCCCGCCTGGTATTTGATAAAGACGGTAACCTTTTTGTAAGCGCCGGCGAGAGATCAATTCTTGAGGGGAGAAAACAGGCGCAGCTATTGAGTGCAGGCCTTGGCAAGGTATTTAAAATAACTACTGATGGAAAACCAGCGCCGGGTAATCCTTTTACAGACCAGGCTGGTAAAATGCCGGAGATATTTGCATATGGCATCAGAAACCCGCAGGGTTTAGACATTAACCCTGTAAGTGGTGAATTGTGGGAAGCTGAGTTTGGCCCTCGGGGTGGCGATGAAATAAACATTATAAAATCCGGAAAAGACTATGGCTGGCCGACCATCACCTACGGTATTGAATACAGCGGTGAAAAAGTTGGTGACGGTATTCAGCAGAAAGAAGGCATGCAGCAACCAATTTATTACTGGGACCCGGTAATATCACCCAGTGGTATAACTTTTTACAAGGGTAATGCCATACCGGAGTGGGAAAACAATCTTTTCATTGGTGGCCTTAGCAGTATGCACATTATCAGGCTCGTAATAAAAGACAATAAAGTTGTGGGCGAAGAAAGATTACTGGCAGACCTGAAAGAACGTTTTCGTGATGTTGCCTATTCAAACGGAATGCTGTATGCAGTAACTGACGGCGGTAACATGTACAAAATAAGCAAGCAATAA
- a CDS encoding cation:proton antiporter: protein MISKLNSEEILSFLIIVSIILISSRLLGELCRRFKQPAVVGEIMAGIIIGPSLLGSAFPDLFKEIFTSHPRSFGAYDGLANIGVIMLMFLAGAEVDLKQIRAQGKQAASISFMGIAFPFALGFICIWFFHDYIFNVPSTDRLIPAMFFGTALSITALSVIVKILLDLDIIKTKVGGLVITASMIDDFLGWILFSIIIQMMNAKGEEASFYSIGMVLLFVGFMITIGKWMVNKILAFVDKQLGGPASILTAAICLCMLGAVCTEYLGIRGIFGAFMMGIACGDSKHFTHSIQNLFHHFIVSILAPLFFASVGLRVNFVTNFDLSVVLTILGIACIAKIVGAGIGSRIGGLSKNESLAIAFGMNARGSQEIVLGMAALQAGIIDERIFVGLVVMTMVTILVAGPLMKYYLEKELKEKKVPVTNEEDVVLMVESPEIAAVQKN from the coding sequence ATGATCTCAAAACTTAACTCAGAGGAAATATTGAGTTTCCTCATTATTGTTAGTATAATTCTTATTTCGAGTCGTTTGCTCGGAGAATTATGCCGCAGATTTAAGCAACCGGCAGTGGTCGGGGAAATTATGGCGGGTATCATCATTGGTCCGTCTCTTCTTGGTTCAGCATTTCCTGATTTATTCAAAGAGATATTTACAAGTCACCCACGCTCTTTTGGTGCTTACGATGGTCTTGCTAATATTGGGGTAATCATGCTTATGTTTCTTGCAGGTGCAGAGGTAGACTTGAAGCAGATACGTGCACAAGGCAAACAGGCTGCTTCTATCAGCTTTATGGGTATTGCTTTCCCGTTTGCGCTTGGTTTTATATGTATCTGGTTTTTTCATGACTATATTTTTAATGTACCCTCTACAGACAGACTTATACCGGCGATGTTCTTTGGTACGGCTTTATCCATTACCGCTTTGTCTGTAATTGTAAAAATTTTGTTAGACCTCGATATTATTAAAACAAAAGTTGGTGGCCTTGTAATTACGGCATCAATGATTGATGACTTTCTGGGCTGGATCTTATTTTCCATCATCATACAAATGATGAATGCCAAAGGCGAGGAAGCATCATTTTATTCCATAGGCATGGTGCTGTTGTTTGTAGGCTTTATGATAACGATTGGCAAATGGATGGTGAATAAGATCCTCGCATTTGTAGATAAACAGCTGGGCGGACCTGCCAGCATATTAACTGCAGCAATATGCCTTTGTATGCTCGGTGCCGTTTGTACCGAATACCTTGGTATACGTGGCATCTTTGGCGCATTTATGATGGGTATTGCGTGTGGCGACTCAAAACATTTCACACACAGTATTCAAAATCTTTTCCACCATTTTATTGTAAGCATACTGGCGCCTTTATTTTTTGCTTCCGTAGGTTTACGTGTAAACTTTGTTACCAATTTTGATCTTTCTGTGGTGCTTACCATATTGGGTATTGCATGTATTGCAAAAATTGTGGGTGCAGGCATTGGCAGCAGGATAGGTGGGTTAAGTAAGAACGAATCACTGGCGATAGCCTTTGGAATGAATGCCCGCGGTTCGCAGGAAATCGTATTGGGAATGGCTGCTTTACAGGCAGGTATTATTGACGAGCGAATATTTGTAGGTCTTGTTGTAATGACCATGGTAACCATTCTTGTAGCAGGCCCGCTCATGAAATACTACCTCGAAAAAGAGCTGAAAGAGAAAAAAGTACCGGTAACAAATGAAGAAGATGTTGTACTTATGGTAGAAAGCCCGGAAATAGCGGCTGTTCAAAAAAATTAA
- a CDS encoding DUF4397 domain-containing protein, with protein sequence MKKTLFSLVGLAAFLGVVSCNTNNDDNVTPPISYVGIVHATPDAGNVDVYLNGGLAAQNFAYGSDTGYYAVNPGSYNLQVAPTGTTSYVLNTSISLAPGTAYSVFTIDSLSAIKAAVVTDSFTIPSTDSVMVRFFHFSPDAPAVDVVVSDGTTWFGNRTFNDQEATKSYQAFTKIKAGTYSVNVNAAGTSTVLLPVPALTLQGGKVYTLYAKGFATGTGVQALGVGTLQHN encoded by the coding sequence ATGAAAAAAACACTGTTTTCGTTAGTTGGTCTTGCTGCTTTTTTGGGCGTTGTTAGTTGTAACACTAATAATGATGATAATGTAACGCCGCCTATTTCTTATGTGGGTATTGTGCATGCAACGCCAGATGCCGGTAATGTTGATGTCTACCTGAATGGCGGCCTGGCAGCGCAAAATTTTGCGTATGGGTCTGACACGGGATATTACGCGGTAAATCCTGGTTCGTATAATCTGCAGGTTGCTCCAACCGGCACCACAAGTTATGTGCTCAATACAAGCATATCACTTGCACCGGGCACAGCATATTCTGTATTTACCATTGATTCGCTCAGCGCCATCAAAGCCGCTGTAGTTACAGATTCTTTTACCATACCTTCCACGGATTCTGTGATGGTAAGGTTTTTCCATTTCAGTCCTGATGCACCTGCTGTAGATGTGGTAGTGTCTGATGGTACAACGTGGTTCGGTAACAGGACATTTAATGATCAGGAAGCTACAAAGTCTTACCAGGCGTTTACAAAAATCAAGGCGGGCACCTATAGTGTAAATGTGAATGCTGCAGGTACCTCCACCGTGTTGTTACCTGTTCCGGCGCTTACACTGCAAGGTGGTAAAGTATATACCCTCTATGCAAAAGGATTCGCCACGGGTACCGGGGTTCAGGCCCTGGGAGTGGGTACATTGCAACATAATTAA
- a CDS encoding Tex family protein — MSEFAQPIALKLNVRTAQVEAVLALFEEGATIPFIARYRKDKTGGLDEVQIQHVQDEAKLLKEFSERKTFIEKTITDQGKMNDDLQQKINAATTIAELEDIYLPYKPKRKTKAQTARENGLEPLAQLLLEQNDSDVNVAASAYINEKVKTADEALQGARDIIAEMINEDAQVRARLRKLFEDTATLQSKVLADKETEGSKYKDYFDFSEPVKKVPSHRILAVLRGFLEGILRMAIAPVEEDAIALLEKQYVKGMGAAAEQVKKAAKDAYRRLLQPSLETEFRTALKQQADEEAINVFAENLRQLLLGSPLGSKRMLAIDPGYRTGCKVVCLDEKGELLHNDLIYVHESNKLYDAEHKVKELIKKHDLQAIAIGDGTAGRETEQFIKKLDLNLPVFLVNEDGASVYSASETAREEFPNHDVTVRGAVSIGRRLMDPLAELVKIDPKSIGVGQYQHDVNQTRLKERLDQTVVSCVNTVGVNLNTASKHLLSYVSGIGATLAENIVKYRNEIGRFTSRDQLQKVPRLGGKAFEQCAGFLRIKEGDNPLDASAVHPEAYKVIQTMARDLNADVQSLIGNETLLKEINTKKYVSEEIGELTIKDILNELKKPGLDPRSELEQFEFAGIYKIEDVQVGMVVPGVVTNITRFGAFVDIGVKQDGLVHVSEISHNYITDPSEALKLNDKVQVKVLEVDIARKRIALSIKQTQDAPQRTANKGRIQKQERREQDLANMNMNDALSLLKKKFGKTVK, encoded by the coding sequence ATGAGTGAATTTGCACAGCCTATAGCATTGAAATTAAACGTGAGAACTGCACAGGTGGAAGCTGTACTGGCCCTTTTTGAAGAAGGTGCAACCATACCGTTTATAGCCCGGTATAGAAAAGACAAAACAGGTGGCCTGGATGAAGTGCAGATACAGCATGTGCAGGACGAAGCGAAACTGTTAAAAGAGTTTAGCGAAAGGAAAACATTCATAGAAAAGACCATTACTGATCAGGGTAAAATGAACGATGACCTGCAACAAAAAATAAATGCGGCCACTACCATTGCAGAACTGGAAGATATATACCTGCCTTACAAACCAAAAAGAAAAACAAAGGCGCAAACAGCAAGGGAAAACGGTCTTGAACCGCTGGCGCAGTTATTATTAGAACAAAACGACAGCGATGTAAATGTTGCTGCCTCGGCTTATATAAATGAAAAAGTAAAAACGGCTGATGAGGCATTGCAGGGTGCAAGAGATATTATTGCGGAAATGATCAATGAAGATGCGCAGGTGCGTGCAAGGCTGCGTAAGCTTTTTGAAGATACTGCCACACTGCAGAGCAAAGTGCTTGCAGATAAAGAAACGGAAGGCAGTAAATATAAAGATTACTTTGACTTCTCAGAACCGGTAAAGAAAGTCCCATCTCACAGGATACTTGCGGTACTCCGCGGTTTCCTGGAAGGTATACTGCGCATGGCTATTGCACCTGTTGAGGAAGACGCTATTGCCCTGCTTGAAAAGCAATATGTAAAGGGCATGGGCGCTGCTGCAGAGCAGGTAAAAAAAGCCGCAAAAGATGCCTACAGAAGACTGTTACAGCCCAGCCTTGAAACAGAATTCAGAACCGCACTTAAGCAACAGGCAGATGAAGAAGCTATCAATGTGTTTGCTGAAAACCTGCGCCAGTTATTGCTGGGTTCTCCGCTTGGCAGTAAAAGAATGCTTGCCATTGACCCCGGTTACAGAACCGGTTGTAAAGTGGTTTGTCTTGATGAAAAAGGAGAGTTGCTGCACAACGATCTTATCTATGTGCATGAAAGCAATAAGCTATATGATGCAGAACATAAAGTGAAAGAATTAATAAAGAAACACGATTTACAGGCTATAGCAATAGGTGATGGCACTGCTGGAAGGGAAACAGAACAATTCATTAAAAAGCTGGACCTGAATCTGCCTGTTTTCCTCGTAAATGAAGACGGAGCGTCGGTGTATTCTGCTTCAGAAACCGCAAGGGAGGAATTTCCCAACCATGATGTAACCGTGCGTGGTGCAGTAAGTATTGGCAGGCGGTTAATGGACCCGTTAGCCGAGCTGGTAAAGATTGATCCTAAGAGCATTGGTGTGGGCCAGTACCAGCATGATGTAAATCAAACGCGTTTAAAAGAAAGGCTTGACCAGACGGTAGTAAGCTGTGTAAATACCGTAGGCGTTAACCTTAACACTGCCAGTAAACATTTATTGAGTTATGTAAGTGGTATTGGCGCTACACTGGCGGAAAACATTGTTAAATACCGCAACGAAATAGGCAGGTTTACCAGCCGCGACCAGTTACAGAAAGTACCGCGGCTGGGTGGTAAAGCCTTTGAGCAATGCGCAGGTTTTTTGAGAATAAAAGAGGGCGATAACCCGCTCGATGCAAGTGCCGTGCACCCCGAAGCTTACAAGGTTATTCAAACAATGGCTAGAGACCTTAATGCTGATGTGCAATCACTGATTGGAAACGAAACATTGCTAAAAGAGATCAATACAAAAAAATATGTAAGTGAAGAGATTGGCGAACTGACGATTAAAGACATATTGAATGAATTGAAGAAGCCGGGTCTTGACCCACGCAGTGAACTGGAGCAATTTGAATTTGCTGGGATCTACAAAATAGAAGATGTGCAGGTAGGTATGGTTGTACCAGGTGTTGTAACGAATATCACGAGGTTTGGTGCTTTTGTCGACATTGGCGTAAAGCAGGATGGACTTGTACACGTGAGTGAAATATCACACAACTACATAACCGATCCCAGTGAAGCATTAAAACTGAATGATAAAGTGCAGGTGAAAGTGCTGGAAGTTGACATTGCAAGAAAGCGTATTGCATTGTCGATAAAGCAAACGCAGGATGCACCGCAAAGAACTGCCAATAAAGGCCGTATACAAAAGCAGGAGCGCAGGGAGCAGGATCTTGCAAACATGAATATGAATGATGCATTGAGCTTGCTGAAAAAGAAGTTTGGGAAAACTGTTAAGTAG
- a CDS encoding exonuclease domain-containing protein, translated as MYAIVDIETTGSHPEGNGITEIAIVLYDGEQVEGRFSTLVNPGYPIPPYVVQLTGITNAMTAVAPPFTEVAERVYNLLNNRIFVAHNVNFDYSFIKYHLRVAGFEWTPRKLCTLKLSRKAFPGFVKYGLGHICRELDIRVENRHRAGGDADATAILFGKILQKGGEKMVREFLRKENREQILPPNLPAEQVNNLPYTPGVYYFHDAKDKVIYVGKAKMLKNRVISHFTGLSTGKRRQEFLLNIHRVTFQETPTEFTAFILESIEIKRLWPRHNQSQKHFEHKYGIYTFDDAKGYKRLAIDKKRSHFEPVLSFNQFTDAHRMLWKIVREHELHPGLCFLDKTRITDDHYPEKDAYNNKVSIAISNIQSQLNTYAILEPAVFGRENVCILVEKGTFYGMGTIPENTNFTDLGKLKTRITQYPENEAIRSLIRSYALRYPTKVYSMD; from the coding sequence ATGTACGCAATTGTAGATATAGAGACAACCGGCAGCCACCCTGAAGGAAACGGCATTACAGAAATAGCCATTGTATTATATGACGGGGAACAGGTGGAAGGGCGTTTTTCAACACTGGTAAATCCCGGTTATCCCATTCCTCCATATGTTGTACAATTAACGGGAATAACGAATGCCATGACGGCTGTTGCACCACCTTTTACCGAAGTAGCAGAAAGAGTGTACAATCTTTTAAACAACCGCATTTTTGTAGCCCACAATGTAAACTTTGATTACTCCTTTATAAAATATCACCTCCGTGTTGCAGGCTTTGAGTGGACACCGAGGAAACTCTGTACTTTAAAGCTTAGCCGTAAGGCATTTCCCGGTTTTGTAAAGTATGGCCTGGGCCATATTTGCAGGGAGTTGGATATTAGAGTAGAGAACAGGCACCGCGCCGGTGGCGATGCAGATGCTACCGCTATTTTATTTGGAAAAATATTGCAGAAGGGCGGAGAAAAAATGGTGCGCGAATTCCTGCGCAAAGAAAACCGCGAACAAATATTGCCACCCAACTTACCTGCCGAGCAGGTTAATAATCTGCCATATACACCAGGTGTATATTACTTTCATGATGCAAAAGATAAGGTGATCTATGTTGGCAAAGCAAAGATGCTGAAGAATCGTGTGATCAGCCATTTTACAGGTTTAAGCACTGGCAAAAGAAGGCAGGAGTTTTTGTTAAATATTCACCGTGTCACCTTCCAGGAAACACCTACAGAATTTACTGCATTTATACTGGAAAGTATAGAAATAAAAAGGTTGTGGCCCAGGCATAATCAAAGCCAGAAACACTTTGAGCATAAATACGGCATTTATACTTTTGATGATGCAAAAGGTTACAAACGGCTTGCCATCGATAAAAAACGCAGCCATTTTGAGCCTGTGCTGTCTTTCAACCAGTTTACAGATGCGCACCGCATGTTATGGAAAATTGTGCGCGAACATGAATTGCACCCGGGGTTGTGTTTTCTTGATAAAACAAGGATTACCGATGACCATTATCCTGAAAAAGATGCGTACAACAATAAGGTTAGCATAGCCATCAGCAACATACAATCACAACTCAATACCTACGCTATACTGGAGCCTGCTGTGTTTGGCAGGGAAAATGTTTGTATACTGGTAGAAAAAGGCACTTTTTACGGCATGGGCACTATACCCGAGAATACCAACTTTACAGACCTTGGAAAACTGAAAACGAGGATTACGCAGTACCCCGAAAACGAAGCGATCCGCTCATTGATCCGCAGTTATGCATTGAGATACCCGACGAAGGTATATTCGATGGATTAA
- a CDS encoding valine--tRNA ligase produces MELSKNYIPNETESKWYSHWLQQKYFSSSPDEREPYTIVIPPPNVTGVLHMGHCLNNTIQDVLARYNRMNGKNVCWVPGTDHASIATEAKVVGMLRERGITKSSLSRDEFLQYAWEWKEKYGGIILQQMKKLGCSLDWGRVSFTMDDDYYKSVISVFADLYNKGLIYRGKRMINWDTKALTALSDEEVIFRDTQSKLYFLNYKVVDGDGLPVEGGITIATVRPETILGDTAICVNPGDERYRHLHAKYAIVPLINRRIPIITDDYVTMEFGTGALKVTPAHDMNDYQLGLKHNLEVIDIMNDDGTFSLDAQILVGEDRFAARKKIIPLLEEASAIVKIEDYPNQVGYSERTDSVVEPRLSMQWWVKMKPLAEPALKAVADGEIKFHPAKFVNTYKYWMENIKDWCISRQLWWGHRIPAWYDKEGNYVVAVNEEAAIQQYAEKYGRQLTGTDRLVQDEDCLDTWFSSWLWPFEVFKGYSHPGNKDISYYYPTNTLVTAPEIIFFWVARMIMAGLEYEKAIPFEDVYFTGIVRDKLGRKMSKSLGNSPDLLELIDQYGADAVRFGILIASPAGNDLLFDDSSLEQGRNFNNKLWNALKLTKMWEGRQANFENETNDNFAVNWFGQRLNEAKAEVDTLTKQFRLSEALKTIYSLIWDDFCSWYLEWVKPGFEQPIDKAVYQKTISYFEQLLQLLHPYMPFISEEIYHLLKTQKDDLCVKQFSPANAADITIVKEGEILKKVISAIRDARNKNQVKPKDTIRLFIHTEHVESYQPIESILAKQVNAERVAYTKEAIANSIVVAVEKDKFFIECEQQLDAATLKEELLKDLTYQQNFLQSVIKKLSNERFVQNAKPEVVALERRKQADAEARIKTIEESLQNLN; encoded by the coding sequence ATGGAACTGAGCAAGAATTACATACCAAACGAAACAGAAAGTAAATGGTACAGCCACTGGCTGCAGCAAAAATATTTCAGCAGCAGCCCTGATGAAAGAGAACCATATACAATTGTAATTCCACCGCCTAACGTAACCGGTGTGCTGCACATGGGGCACTGTCTTAACAATACTATACAGGATGTACTGGCACGATACAACCGCATGAACGGTAAAAATGTTTGCTGGGTGCCGGGTACAGACCATGCGTCTATAGCTACAGAGGCAAAAGTGGTTGGCATGCTGAGGGAAAGAGGTATTACCAAAAGCAGCCTTTCGAGAGATGAATTTTTGCAGTATGCATGGGAATGGAAGGAAAAATACGGCGGCATCATCCTGCAACAGATGAAGAAGCTTGGCTGCAGCCTCGACTGGGGCCGTGTAAGCTTTACGATGGATGATGACTACTACAAGTCTGTTATCAGCGTATTTGCAGACCTGTACAACAAGGGACTTATTTACCGGGGCAAACGGATGATCAACTGGGATACAAAAGCACTTACAGCGTTAAGTGATGAAGAAGTTATCTTCAGGGATACACAGTCGAAACTTTATTTTCTTAACTACAAAGTGGTTGACGGAGATGGTTTGCCGGTTGAAGGTGGTATAACCATTGCCACAGTAAGACCTGAAACCATTTTAGGTGATACCGCTATTTGCGTAAACCCCGGTGATGAACGCTACAGGCACCTGCATGCAAAGTATGCAATCGTACCACTGATCAACCGCCGTATACCCATTATAACAGATGATTACGTAACCATGGAGTTTGGTACCGGTGCTTTAAAAGTAACACCGGCACACGATATGAACGATTACCAGTTGGGTTTAAAACACAACCTTGAAGTAATCGATATTATGAATGATGATGGCACCTTCAGCCTGGATGCGCAGATACTTGTAGGTGAAGACAGGTTTGCTGCCAGGAAGAAGATTATACCATTACTGGAAGAAGCGTCAGCTATTGTTAAGATCGAAGATTACCCTAACCAGGTTGGCTACAGCGAACGTACTGACTCTGTAGTAGAGCCACGGCTAAGCATGCAATGGTGGGTTAAAATGAAGCCGCTTGCTGAACCCGCTCTAAAAGCCGTGGCTGACGGAGAAATAAAATTTCACCCGGCAAAATTTGTAAACACTTACAAATACTGGATGGAAAACATTAAAGACTGGTGCATAAGCCGCCAGCTTTGGTGGGGCCATCGTATACCGGCATGGTACGATAAAGAAGGCAATTACGTGGTTGCAGTAAATGAAGAAGCTGCCATACAACAATACGCTGAAAAATATGGCCGACAGCTTACCGGCACTGACAGGCTGGTACAGGATGAGGACTGTCTTGATACATGGTTTTCATCATGGCTTTGGCCTTTTGAAGTATTTAAAGGATACAGCCACCCCGGCAACAAAGATATAAGCTACTACTACCCTACCAACACGCTTGTAACCGCACCCGAGATCATCTTTTTTTGGGTAGCAAGAATGATTATGGCTGGCCTTGAGTATGAAAAGGCCATTCCGTTTGAGGATGTATATTTCACCGGCATTGTGCGTGATAAGCTCGGCCGCAAAATGAGCAAGAGTCTTGGCAACAGCCCTGACCTGCTGGAACTCATTGATCAATACGGTGCAGATGCTGTAAGATTTGGTATTCTCATCGCCTCCCCCGCCGGTAACGACCTGTTGTTCGACGACTCATCTCTTGAACAGGGACGCAATTTCAATAACAAACTATGGAATGCCCTTAAACTTACGAAGATGTGGGAAGGCCGCCAGGCTAACTTCGAAAATGAAACCAACGATAATTTTGCCGTAAACTGGTTTGGCCAGCGACTGAATGAAGCAAAGGCTGAAGTTGACACGCTGACCAAACAGTTCCGTTTGAGTGAAGCACTCAAAACGATTTACTCACTTATCTGGGATGATTTCTGTAGCTGGTATTTGGAATGGGTTAAACCAGGCTTTGAACAACCGATCGATAAAGCGGTCTACCAGAAAACAATTAGCTATTTTGAACAGTTGCTGCAACTGCTGCACCCATACATGCCATTTATTTCAGAGGAAATTTATCACCTGCTTAAAACGCAGAAAGATGACCTGTGTGTAAAACAGTTTTCACCCGCAAACGCAGCAGATATAACTATTGTAAAAGAGGGCGAGATATTAAAGAAAGTGATTTCTGCCATACGCGATGCACGAAACAAGAACCAGGTAAAGCCGAAAGATACCATCAGGCTTTTTATACATACAGAACACGTGGAAAGTTACCAGCCCATAGAAAGTATTCTTGCAAAGCAGGTAAATGCAGAACGTGTTGCTTATACAAAAGAAGCCATTGCAAACAGTATTGTTGTTGCGGTTGAAAAAGATAAATTTTTTATAGAGTGCGAACAGCAACTGGATGCAGCTACGCTGAAAGAAGAGTTGCTTAAAGACCTTACTTACCAGCAGAATTTTTTACAGTCTGTCATTAAAAAGCTCAGCAACGAGCGCTTTGTGCAAAATGCAAAGCCCGAAGTTGTAGCACTTGAGCGCAGGAAGCAGGCCGATGCCGAAGCAAGAATAAAAACCATTGAAGAAAGCCTGCAAAACTTAAACTAA
- a CDS encoding phosphatase PAP2 family protein, producing MKTLRYKLACILLFAGCFFMSANGQNWDINTLKSINPQSPQAGVWSGVSKSVYPLSLASPAALLATGFIKKDKVLQQKGWEAVGSLVINTAITQGMKYAINRQRPFEKYPNAVYPYEFDDSPSFPSGHTSTAFATATTLTLEFKKWYVAVPAYAWAAGVGYSRMYLGEHYPTDVLAGAAVGAGSAFLSHWLTKKVFR from the coding sequence ATGAAGACATTACGTTACAAACTCGCATGCATCCTGCTTTTTGCAGGATGCTTTTTTATGTCGGCAAACGGGCAGAACTGGGATATCAATACGCTCAAAAGCATCAACCCGCAAAGCCCGCAGGCCGGTGTGTGGAGTGGTGTGTCGAAATCGGTATATCCTTTATCGCTGGCATCGCCTGCTGCATTACTGGCAACAGGTTTTATAAAGAAAGACAAAGTGCTGCAACAAAAAGGCTGGGAAGCTGTGGGCTCCCTGGTTATAAATACCGCCATTACACAGGGTATGAAATATGCCATCAACAGGCAGCGGCCTTTTGAAAAATATCCTAACGCTGTTTACCCGTACGAGTTTGACGACAGCCCCTCTTTTCCTTCTGGCCATACCTCAACCGCATTTGCAACTGCAACAACGCTTACACTGGAGTTTAAAAAATGGTATGTAGCGGTACCCGCTTATGCATGGGCAGCCGGCGTTGGTTATTCCAGGATGTACCTGGGCGAGCACTACCCTACCGATGTACTTGCGGGTGCAGCCGTTGGCGCAGGCAGTGCTTTTTTAAGCCACTGGTTAACAAAAAAAGTTTTCAGGTAA
- a CDS encoding GNAT family N-acetyltransferase, whose protein sequence is MPAINLTIEKATEKDIPLIQDITNQVWPETYKAIITAGQITYMLNMMYSTASLQKQMNDGHTFILVKDGDAYVAFASYAPVTENVYKLHKIYALADQQGKGIGRFIINHIIKEIKPAGATTLQLDVNRNNKAKGFYEKLGFKVIEEKDTHIGNGYYMNDYVMAMPV, encoded by the coding sequence ATGCCTGCTATAAATTTAACCATAGAAAAAGCTACAGAAAAAGATATTCCATTGATACAGGACATCACCAACCAGGTATGGCCGGAAACTTACAAAGCGATCATTACTGCCGGGCAAATTACTTACATGCTTAATATGATGTACAGCACGGCATCATTACAAAAGCAGATGAATGACGGCCACACTTTCATACTTGTAAAAGATGGTGATGCATATGTGGCATTTGCCTCGTATGCGCCTGTAACGGAGAATGTATACAAACTGCATAAGATATACGCACTGGCCGACCAGCAGGGTAAGGGAATCGGCAGGTTTATTATTAACCATATCATTAAAGAGATTAAGCCAGCCGGCGCAACCACGCTCCAACTGGATGTAAACCGGAATAATAAAGCAAAAGGTTTCTACGAAAAGCTGGGGTTTAAAGTAATAGAAGAAAAAGACACACATATTGGCAATGGCTACTACATGAATGATTATGTAATGGCGATGCCGGTATAA